The Anolis carolinensis isolate JA03-04 chromosome 1, rAnoCar3.1.pri, whole genome shotgun sequence genome window below encodes:
- the katnbl1 gene encoding KATNB1-like protein 1, whose product MASEAQNDRKRSLLYIAGHPVDLPRKRSSCSINENMKEGKKSTKHLASCSGRTTVGQTVISPHPLFKVVYCRRKVHYYSPKPSFRKKPLSKVKSRDMANKENELACAGNLPAKLPADGRTFLLNSSDSGRAQAESPSSKYSGFFSEVSEDHETMAQVLFSRNLRLNVALTFWRRRSISELIAYLVRIQDLGVMVDCLPVLTSSLQEEKPYISVGCCVDLLPLVKLMLKSKFEEYVIVGLNWLQAVIKRWWSDLSANTEKIEDGNIQILKEQLSGLWKQENHLTLVPGYTGNIAKDVDAYLLQLH is encoded by the exons ATGGCATCTGAAGCCCAAAATGATAGGAAACGGAGCCTATTGTATATTGCGGGTCATCCTGTTGATCTTCCTAGAAAAAGAAGTTCTTGTTCTATTAATGAGAACATGAAGGAG GGTAAGAAATCTACAAAACATTTGGCTTCTTGCTCAGGCAG AACAACAGTTGGACAAACTGTGATCAGCCCTCATCCTCTGTTCAAAGTAGTATATTGCAGAAGAAAAGTTCACTACTATTCTCCGAAGCCTTCTTTCAGAAAGAAACCACTTTCTAAAGTCAAGAGCCGTGACATGGCAAATAAGGAAAATGAACTGGCATGTGCAGGTAATCTGCCAGCAAAACTGCCTGCTGATGGGCGCACATTCTTGCTGaactccagtgattctggtcgtGCTCAAGCAGAGAGCCCTTCATCAAAATACAGTGGATTTTTTTCAGAG GTTTCTGAAGATCATGAAACAATGGCACAAGTTCTCTTCAGTAGAAATCTTCGACTGAATGTAGCTTTGACCTTCTGGAGAAGAAGAAGTATAAGCGAGCTTATAGCCTATTTAGTGAG GATACAAGATCTAGGTGTGATGGTAGACTGCCTTCCTGTTCTGACCAGCAG TTTACAGGAAGAAAAACCATATATTTCTGTTGGCTGCTGTGTAGACCTTCTACCATTAGTAAAATTAATGCTTAAAAGCAAATTTGAAGA ATATGTCATCGTTGGTTTAAATTGGCTCCAGGCTGTAATTAAGAGATGGTGGTCAGACCTCTCTGCCAATACTGAAAAGATAGAGGATGG aaatattcaAATTTTAAAAGAACAGTTAAGTGGATTGTGGAAACAAGAAAATCATCTTACTTTGGTTCCAGGATATACGGGTAATATAGCAAAG